In Brachypodium distachyon strain Bd21 chromosome 5, Brachypodium_distachyon_v3.0, whole genome shotgun sequence, the genomic window TTGGTTGGTTGGTGTGTTGTATACTCACTCTGGTGGTTTATATAGTCCCACACAGCTCAAATGCACGGTGACAATTGAGTTAGGATGTTTTTCGTTGGCATATTTGAGTCGAGTCGAAAAGGGAGGCTATGGTATGTGTCATATAGGACTTGGGGGGTCGGTCAATTTGTATTGGCTGGGTTTCAGTGGGGTTGGTTTTGTTGTCACCCCAGCGGCAAACAATGCGAAAAGAGTTTTGTTAGCGTGTATTCTATTATGGGGAGATGAGAGTAGGTCTAGGgtttgatgattttttttttgttatgctTGAAAAGGGTCTCGTCCTTGTATTGTTAATTCATTACCATCAATAAAAAAGATAGGACAAAGTCTTGAATTGCTCTCGTGAGTATCCCTGCTGTTCATTCAAATTAGAGATGGGTTTGAGCATGTCAAATACTTGAACATTGCCCTTTGGTGGCGTCGCAAGTTGTCGTGACGTGAGTCTTATGAGGCGTGCAGCGTCCATGGCACCCCTATTTACTCATAGGAGGCGGAGAAGCCCATCGAGGGGTTTCTTGTATAGAATGAGAAGTGTTTTCCTTTCAATTTCATACAGGTTCGCCCCGTGGCAATGCCCGGTAGGACACTACCACAGCTGAAGAAGAATCTGTTCATCTTTATTCTCGACGGCATCGTACCCTACGCATGGTAACGATGATGTCCACAAAATGCTAAACACTTTATGCATGCTTCTAGAAGAATCCGAGGCCCCGCAACCTTGCATAATCAAGATGGCGGCAACAGGCGAGAGGAAATAGATCGTGCGCTCTCCCTCGAATCCTAAATGTCTTCGCTGCGGGGGCCATACATCAGTAACTATTTACTCCTCTCCTCAAATAAACTAAACTAAACCGGTGATAGTTCGGCCCATCCGAAAAAAGGTGGTATCCCGTGCAAACTTTCATTCTGTGCAAACTTGTAAACTATTTATGTGTACCATGTCTAAAACACGTAGCGCAGATTAAAAGTGCAAATCATAACACTCAGTCAAACACGTTTTCTTCACATAACCCCGTATACATGGCGTGTTATTTTTTATTCCCACCTCTCATGATAGAtctgatgatttttttttaagaacatCATCATAGATCTGATGGGTCAGGATGGAGGTTTGCATTCCGGAAAaagatagaaaaaagaaagatgggCCGTCCGAAATAAGTAGGCCCAAATGCAATAGAGCGGGGGAACTCGGCCTGTAGTATATATAAATGAAACCCGAAGCATCCTCCACACAAACCCGAAGCAATCGGGAAACCCTAAGCGGAGAAGCACATGGAGGGGTTGGTTGGGGCAGAGTTGGAGCCGGACTCGGAGGGCGAGAGGGAGGCGCTGCCGGAGCCGGACTCTGAGGGCGAGGGGGAGGCGCTGCGGGAGCCGGACCATAAGAGGGAGGGGGGGAAGCACATCGAGACCAACCAGGCACATCGAGCCATCTCTCTCGATGGAGAAAACCAATCCGTCAGCTGCGCACATGAAGGCGTTTCTTGCCGAGTTGAACGATTTAGCTTCTCTGTTGACGGGGAATACCAAACTAGCAGCTGCTCTCTTTGATGTcagagaggaagacgacgatAAGACGCCGCCCATCTCAGAGCTCTTCTCGCATCTGCAGCAATACCTGTCCGAATACAGATCAAAGTTCCTCCAGCTTACATCTGGTTCTAGAGTTGATTTCTCATTGTATCAGGACTCGGAGGATGAAGTTGATTGGGAGCATCTGGTGGCGACATACTGGAGAGAATTCATTCGATACAGACATGACAAGGACTCTGCTGCTCAcctggagctggaggaggagatagAGTCGGTGAAGAAAGCCAAGGAGCAGATTTTCTTAGAGGAGCAACGGTTCGTCAACTACTCTACGGGGAAGGAGTCAGTATGCCATGGAAATAATTTCAAATCTGGCAGTAAGTACTACTTCAAACGACTAGATagatatatactccctctgtcccatattaagtgtcaaaatattgcatgtatctagacttttttagctatagatacatttatgtttgaaaaaatttgagacaaggaGTACTACTTCATTATTCCTTATTCAATTTCTAACGATTTTCACAGCCATGTTGAGCCCCATGCTCTTCACGCACTGCACGCCCGGGTTACCTATCGATCATCTTGGCGCTACCACCGGAACCAGCCTGCAGGTCTTCTCCTTCAAGATCTCGGAGATCAAGTGTGACTTGGAGTGGCCGCTCCTTGTGTATGGAGTGGTCAATGCCCGAGACAGCGTCGATTGCAACCGCAACATTCTCTTCTATCGGACCAATATGAACTGCCAACTACTCACCCGAGATGTATGTACCGCTTCCAGCTTTCTGCTTTCGTATTACCTTCCACTTGCTTCCATAGCTTGTCATCCTTCTCCGTGCATCTCCTAATCCATGAACCAGTCAAACGGATGTTTAAATCTCTTATGGGATCACCAGCccaccattttcttttttttcatactTATTGACTGCCCGTTTGCCAAATCTAATTTGTTGTGCCCTTCGTTATTTGACATGCAGCTGGCCATTCACTAGCTCTAGAGCGCACTTAGGGAATTTAACAACAGTTTGAAAGCAGAACAACAGTGCCTTAACACATAAACTCTGATGCTTTAATATGGCTGAAACAGGAGAGGCCACCAACAATAGTAGCAAGCATAATAAAAAATTCATTTCTCTGACACTACAATGAAAAGGGATTCTAGAGACACTAGAAATCCATTCAATATGACAAATCTGAGTTCTGCACATTCACTCCAAGCAggctagcttcttcttctttttctgtctAGAACCACTTTCAGATACCGGCTCCCCCTGATTGCAATCCATTCAGACACTCCTCCCATTGTCATGAGAGGATTGATGTTTGTTCTGCTGAGGAGTTACATTTCCAGGTGGAATCTGGCTCTTCCCAACTGAGAGAAACCTTCCATCCGCTGGTAGCCTTGGAACGGAGGAAGCTCCTGTTGATTTGATCTCCCTAACCCTCGCTGATTCCCTCTTCCACCACCCTTCCCACGACCATGTCCCATTGAACATATTAAACAAATGATTAGGTCCCCTGCTTGTCTAGTAATAGCATGGCTGGTATCTGAAGCCCAATGTACAGCAGCAGTACTAGTCGACACAATAGAATTAAATGATTCAACTATATTGGACGATGGCAGGAGAAAAATCTACTGAGAAATTGAAATTTCTTAATCGCTTGAGATCAATCGCTCTCTTTTACTTGATGCTGCTTATGACACTGTTGATTATTTCATTGCATTTAAGTATAACAATGGTGATGATATTTGCAGGAGGCCGTCTCGGGGAATTCTAGCTATAAACCCGCTTGAGTTTGAAGTGCAACTAAGGGTGAGGGCATTTCGATGTCTCGGGACAAAACCTTGATCATGAAGAGATACCATTACTCCCATGGTGATGGTACTTTTCTTCGTAATGTTTACTTTGACAATTGCCTTTGCACAGCTCAGTTAAGCTTGGAACAAATAGAGAACGCAGTCCAGGCCACTTTCTTGGGTGTCCGCATCATTAAAGGAGGAAGTTTCAGTTATGGAGGACGAGTTGTGATTAGCCAGGGTTCCACTATGGATGCCAATGAGGTCGTCTTGCTCGATTCTCGTGGAGAACTGCCAATGGGCACGGACGGTCACATTGATCTGTCAAGGCGTGTGGTTTCTGTTGAAATAAATCCAGGGCATGAAAATTTAGAAGGCCTGAAAGTTGTCCTTGAAGCATACTCGGAGTCTGGTCGGGGTATTGCTGCACAAGGTGATGTCATGTTTAAGCCAAAACTTTGCAACATAAGCCAAGCAACATGTGACCTTATTCCCCAGAAAGAAGAAGCTACATGTGACCTTGGCGGCTATCAGGTGGAGATTACTGTTGCTTGGTCTGTCTCTGCTTCAAGCAGGACGTATTTTTAGGGATTGCTAGGGATGGTGCTCAGGCATGAATCCTGTTATGAAGTATGATATCCTGTTTTACCACTGGTTTGTTTGTTGAAGCATCTGTGTTTTGTATAACTTATTTGTGACTGGATCAGTTATGTAAGGGAGTACTAGAGTATAACTTATGCTGTGTCCTGATTTGTGCAATAACTTGTTTGTGTGTCAAGTATTTGTGTTTTGATTGTTGCAGCATCTGTAGTATGCAAATGCCTGAACTTGTGcagatatatatcatgttaTTGCTAGAAAGGGGGCGCGCGAGGCTGACCTGTGGCCCCCCTGACCTGTCTACAAATCGGAGGCACAAAGAATGCGTTCCTTTCGTCTCATTCGGCCCAAAGAGGTTCATTGGCCTCGGACGGCCCACCCACAGTCCCAGTATTATCGTCTCCCTCCTTGCTCTCATCTAGTAGAGTCGTGGCTGCAGCTCAATAACCTTATCCCCTCCCTCCTCGAGAAGAAGCAGGAAGacacaaggaagaagaagaagaagatgctgcTGACCTCGCCCTTCCTCGCCCCTCTCCATCTCCCAACCCCAAATGCGGCGCCCATGGCAACGGCAATGGCGGGGATGATCGGGCGGATCTCGGCGGCGAAGCAGCTGACGGGACGCGTGGTGACGACCAAGGCGAACAAGACTGTCGGGGTGGAGGTGGTGCGGCTGGCCCCGCACCCGAAATACCACCGGCGGGAGCGCATCAAGAAGAAGTACCAGGCGCACGACCCGGACAACCAGTTCAAGGTCGGCGACGTCGTCGAGCTCGTCCGATCCAGGCCCATCTCCAAGACCAAGCACTTCCTCGCCGTCCCCGTCCCGCCCCGCGACACCCGACGCAAGGCACAGCTCCTCCCGCCGCTCCAGCCCGATGCCGACGGtgccggtgacgaggacgcCCAGTAGTCATGTGCTGCTTTCCGATGTGTTCTTTGCCCTTTGAGTTTCCTTTTTGCTGCTGCTTCGACTTCtctgagatgagatgagatgggCGCGTGTGCTCTTCTGCATTTCCTATGTAGGACGAACGAACGAATCAACAGCAATCGCTTGATTACGTTTTCTTTGCACATTTGCTTGTATTATTACCAAGAGTTTTGATTCATATCCACGAGTATTATGGTTATCTCTGTGTCACATCGTGCTATACATGCAACCACCACATTGTGTATCTCTGTCTTGTATATTCAACGAATTCCCTGGAAATTTTCTAGTTACATCACAGTTGAAATGGAGCACAGCAGGGCCAAGAAAAATGTTCTATCAactctatttatttatttgtaaaACAGCCCGCATATATTGCAGTAAGGATCAAGGATACAAAAGTATGATTTGCTCTGCCGAAATTTATAATACATTGCTCTAGAAAACAGGACAAAACAGGGCCAAGCATCATGCAAAGATGTACTAGAATTCAGGCAGGCTCTGCCAAAATTTATACTACAGACTTGGAGGTTTTGGATGGCAGCTCCACATGAACGGAACCCAACAAGGTTTTGCTTGTTCTGCAGTGCAGTTGCTCTTGCTTGCATATCTGATCAATGGACTCTTTGTTCGCCTCAGCCATCAGCAATTACGCCCTGCGAGTCCTGTTCCAGGTCAAGACCAAATATGAAGGTTAATCATCTGAAATACTACAGCAGATAAGTACCAGACCAAGGCAGATTTTGAAGCTACTAAAAGATGCAACATCTTTCAAATTATTATACCTGAATTCTCAAAAATGACCAGAAAATAAAGATGGAATCCAGTGAACGTCAAATAGATCATTCTAGTATGCGCTGGGGAGTTAACTTACTTGACAGGATGCCGTCGGTGCTTGTATGCAGACCAGGTCCAACACTGAAACATCTTACTTAGGTGGCTCTACAAATTGCTCGCATCCATACCCTCAAGGGTCCAACACTCCAATGTTTATCCTGTTTCAGCAGCACCGATTCTGTGCCATGCAAATGGACTTGAGGGTCTTCATGCATTACCAGTCCCATTGTGCCCCAATCTTTTCTCAGCTTAGGTACTGGAGCCGTATTGCGATGAATATTCTTGGATGACTATCTCTTCTGATTCGTCAACATGCTGGCTTTGATGACGACTTCTTCCGAAAATGTCGCTGCTTGGTTATTGCATGAATGAACATCCATCACACCACATTGAGGCTGTAGAGCATATAAACAATGATAAGATAGAATGAAGGAGCAGAAAATTGGAATAGTACTAATTCTGTCTATTCTTTCGTTAATGGTTTTCTCCCACAAAGGCATGAATTCTGCATCTTTTATGTGAGCAAGCAAATATTGTTGCTATAGTTAAATTCCAAACCAGAGTTACCCCCAAAATTTCCAACAAATGTTACATTAATTGCAACATGACTGAGGGCAACCAAAATGCTGTGTTGTGACAGGTTTCTTTCGACAAATCCTTACAAGATACCCGGAAAGAATGGCCTCACCACAGCAGCACGCTTCAATATAATTGCGCAGTCACAACTTTAAGTTCAGACATAGATCAGCACGACAGTTGACTAACACAGCGACCAAAAAGGATAGAGCCTGGATGTTTGATTTTGTGATAAAATCACACTTCCCCAACAGTTAGCTGCAAAAACATGAACAGACCTTGAAGGATTAAGTTTGGTTATAATAGCACAACTTCagaaaaaatttaaaaaaatactgaTGTGCTTGTAGATGCAAAACACTAGGATTTGATTATTAGAACAATGAAAATGGATTGTATGCGTATGCGCTCCAAATGGTCTGCTTGTTTGTGTGCACTGAATGCAAAACATTATAGTATTAAGGTTCAGAATTCAGATTACACATCCATGAACCTAAGCCTCAACCCTTCTCTGTACTTTTTAAGGTCCAGAGTTCAGATTACACAGCAAATTACAGCTGCGTCACTTAAAAGTCCCATATATCTAGGACAGCTGAGTTTCTCTAAAAACCAAATCAGATATTCAGATGTGTTTAACTTTTATGAATACCCCAAACCTACAAGTTTCAACTGGGAGATTGGATTAACTCGCAACTATGATGTTGAAGACAAAAGTAGTCTGTTTTCACATCAAGAAAAAGCTTAAAGCCTCGAATTGCTGGTGGACCAACCTTAGCGGAATTAAACCATGCTGCAGGACCACATTCATGTTTCAGTGTTCTGAAAGAACCATTCATTTCAACCTCAGAATTCAACTTCTTTTCTGGCAATTCAAGCTCATGGAATACAAGATGCTCATTTGCTTTCCCATTAGGCAAACATTTGTCATTAGTTAATACAGAGACATTACATGCACCTTTTTCCTTCTCTGCGTAATTACAAAAATCTGAGGATTATTATAGGTGCAACAACAGAAGGAATGCATGATACTAAGTCTGAATTCATAATGAGGAAAGCAGAAATATGGCTGAAGGTAATAGAACAACTAACCTGGTTTTGCAGTTATAATTCCATCAAACCTTTTGGTTAGCAAGGATGCCCCAGGAAATAACATCAAGTTAACATTACGTAGTTGTTTCTTCTCATCATCCTCGATAGGTTTGAAACCAAATCCTGAGACCCATGTATTAACCAACTCTGGAATGGCAGAAAGGACCAACATTTCAACGTGAAATGATCTCAGCATCtgcaataaaagaaaaagaaattcagGTCAAATTGAGATATGCAAGCATGCAAATAAGATCGATTATAGACTGGGCTAGGCAAGTATTTTGGAGAAAATCACACCACGGTATTCATAGTACAGTTGAAACCCAAGCTAATGAAGTTATGTGGTCATGATCACTATAAGTTCATAATTTGCTTCAGAACACTTGTATCTGATATCCAAACTCTAGTGTACATACCTTTTCAATGATATCCAACAGTCTTCGGCACATCCCTTGACGGCGATAATCCACAGAAGTAGCAATGAAAGGCAGCTCAGCTGCTTTGGTCCCGTGTAACCTGCATGAGATAGTACACATAAATTTTGTATAACATGGTGTTGCAAATGCCCACTTTATactctcgcaaaaaaaaatgcccaCTTTATACGACTCTTTGTTCACTAATTAATTTTTCCAACAAACTGTTTCCATCTATCTGGAACCTTTGCTAATTTATTCATGAGctgaaaaatataaatatattagtattggaaaaaaaattcatatatTCACACCTGTCCTAAACCAGTGGGAATTGTAATAATTAAACAGGATGAAGATATCTTATCAAAACCAGTTGGGTTTGCATGTGAGAAATTCTGTTACAAAAAGTTTGCAGTTCCATCGATTAACAACATTTAACTCATACATACAGAGGTAAAAGCTTGGTTGTGTAAGTGTTCTTGAGAAAATGTTTCAAATTCCTACTCCAAACAGAAACATAGCCAAGGTAAGTTACATCACTGCAAAGTTTACAACACAGAGTGACCTCTAAGTATTCTAACAATTAATGAGTCTATatgttagtcattgaccatacactGTTGCCTACAAGTGCATGTTCAGTCTTAAGAACAACTTGTAGATTACATGATCAACCAAGAGTGTTGTTAGTTGTTACCTGATAGATGCTACGCATAGTATCTCATCACCTTTCTCCAGGATTACAGTGTAGAATCCCTTATAATCCAAGCGCGCAAAGTTTGATCTGATGAAATGCACTCCATGTTAGTAAGTTTCAAAATTGTTCAGCAACATATTATTGTGGCAAGTACTGGAGCAAAGAATGATGTCTAAGACGAATCAATGGCACAAAGGACAATGACTGGAAAGTAAATAGGAAACTTGCCCCTTATTGTACAAGACGTGTGGTATCATGTCAACACCAGTTCTAGGATCCACCATACGAATGAAACATTCCTCCAATAAAGTAAGAGCCACTGCCAATTTGGTATTACATTCGGTCATAAGGCCAATCTTCTGGGCAGAATGTAGCCTCTGACCATCACTGTTACACCTCAATATGGTCCATGAAAGATCATTGTTAATTACATTCTCTACGCCAACTTGACTGTGTAATCCCATGAATATCTGTTAGCAACAATGGCAAAGACGGTCTTTCAGAGAAGAAATGAAGGGTATGAAAACAGAATGTCTGAAACCAAAGCCCACAGTTTGTTAGGTGCACCAACAGAAGTAGCCATAGTTCCATGAAATGGCAAACAGTTTGATCTTAATGGCCATATTATTGATACCTAAGCTCTCCAAGCATGGAAAACAAACAATGCAAGAGGGTGAATCTAATTCTAATGATGACTGCAGGTTTGATTTGGGAATGCATGAGCGGGTGATAAATCACGTCACTGCCTAAATAATCTTGCACTACTCAGCATCTTGtagagaaagataaaattAAACGTTACCTCCTTACAGTATCTCCCGCAAAACCATGTGTCAGATCTTTTACCATCAGAGGGCAGCATCACACGATCAATACAAGTGTTATGGTCTGCCAGTGGAAAACATGAACACTAATCAAATTGAAGTTGAGGATAAACATTAGAAGACCAATTATGTAAAGCAAGATGAAATCTAGAGGGGGTCTTCTTGGAGGCTTAGGCTGTTTTATACTGACAAGATGAATACTCATTCCTCAGTAAAGCAGGTTCCATGACAACTGACAACTAAACTCTGTGCCAACTTCTGGAAGGAGCTAAACTACCACCAAAGGGACTTAGATCAACAGAGGGGTAAAAAGCTCTATGAAAGAAAGGACAGAAGTATTCCAGCAAGATAAATACGTACTGAAAAAGTATGCATCCACTTTAAAGGCAAATAAAAAGTTGTAAGAACAATAGACAAATTAACTACTGCATCCCTTGGCAAATAACAAGGCAAAAGAGGAGGGATGATAATTATTACATGCATCTCCACACTGCAGACATTTCAAGATATCTGAGAATGATGAAACCTCCTTTTCGTTAACTGGATTCCCACAGCTCCGGCATGTGCAATTATGGCAGTACCAACTGCCTTCTGGAAGCTCCTGCAGATgtaaaaggaagaaaataaattatgaAACAAACTTCAATCAGTATAAGTGCTCAATTTAAGATTCCAACAGATAGACATTTTCTGGAACAAAACAGCGCACCAATAGGGATCGCAACAACTGAATTGGAAGTTTGCAACATAACTAAGTAATGGATAAACATCCAATGGCACTGTAGAGAAACTAGATACCTGAGAAGACAAGCAAGCTTCATGATACGTTGATGGGCAATTGTCACAGCAAAGTAATTCACCACCATCTCCACAGAAACCGCATGTATCATCATTTTCATCCACCGCCTCTACTTTCCTACCATATGCATCACTTCTCCTGCTCATCAATTCAGCAGACCAAGCCTCAACCTGGCATAGAGTATACGACTTGCCAGACTGCAGAAAGAGGCCTAATGAGGACAAACGCAGCCGGCAACCAGCATGAGCCTTGAAGTCTGATATAGATAATGTCTTTGTGCAACAGTTGCAAAGAATGCCTTCCCAGGTAACCTGCCCATCCTTAATAACTTCATTGCTCCTCAGATTCCTGTACTGAATAACATCTTTTACAGTCAGAAAGCCTGTGGCAATCAACCAACAGAGCACAGTTTTCCGTGCCAAACTTATTCTCTTCCCACCCAATAGGTTTGTCCCTCCTTTTCCACATGTTCGAACAAATAGCTTGCTGCCTCTCTTTTGGCTTTTAAATTTCTTTGCAACCGAAAAAGATGAGCCTGCAGCAAATTTGTGGTAGGAGCCAGCATCCCTGTTTTTAACAATAGCTGCGATCAAAAGGTCATCGTCATTGATACGTAACTCACGAGGTCTTTTCTTGGCATACTTATCACAACCTTCAGGTTTCCTTTTAGCAGCAACCGTCTTGCAGATTTGTGACTCACGAGATAGATCAGTTTTCAGGAGAGCAGCATTAGATTCATGGCATGATTCAAGAGGAACAGCACTGTCAGTTGGAACATTGTGTGAATCCTTGGGAGGGATTCCAAGAGATGATTCCTTTGACGACGGCAAGTTCTTGTGGACCATTTCTATAGTGACGATTTCATTGGCATCTGACTCCCTTGCATTAGAATCAGGTTCGGAGATTGTGACCATTTCTACAGGGACAATTTCATTGGCATCTGGCACCCTTTCATTAGGATCAGGTTCTGAGATCGTGTGCGGTTCTTTAACAGTATCACCTCTTAACATACTCATTTGCTTGCTCTCTGAAGGAAACAACACGTTAGGTTTGTTGATTTGGTTGTTTCCACTTAGCTTTGCTGATCTGGACTCAGCTCTCAGATGCTTTTTCAATGTGCCAACAGCTGGACAGATAGAATGTCTTCCAGAGAGGTTAATGTTATCTGGATTGGAGAAGTCCAGAATTGCTACATTGTTCTCTTGGttaaatatattttccatAGTATGCTGCATAAAGCTTTGAGCGTACAGCCCATCTAAACAATTTGCATCAATATAAGGTATCACTTCAGGCTTCTTCCTTGCTTTTTTCACCGAATTATTGACGAGCTTTGCTCCAGAGCAAACTTGCCGGGTTTCAGTGCTTTCTTTAATGCGATTCTCTGTTCGGTCACTTGCCTCACAATCCTGACCCTGTGTGCGGCCACTCTTCAAATTAATCTCTCCATAGAGACCACCTTTGAGATCATGACTGCTCTGTAGAGCCTGACTCCTGTTGCAGGTCTCAATTGCTCGTGCGCTGCAGTCAGATTCTGTGATCACAGGGGTAGATCGAACCATACAGGTGGTTGATGAATTACTGGCTTTCTGTGTGCTTTTACTTTCTGAGGACATTTGCTTGTTGTCATCGAGAACAAAGGTTGAACTATCGACAGCTCTAAGAGTTTTACATTGTTGCAGAGCAGTAACTTTCCTACTGATGAACACGACAGCAATGAAAGGATCCAAAAGCTCCCACCGTTGAAGAAGTGTAAGTGCATTTTGTTGGTTCACAAGTATCTTTTGGATACACTCCATCGTATCTGTGAGGTCCTTCCAAAACGTATCAACATCTGACCACTCCTTCGGATGCTTTCCCCGTTCTGAACCTACAGATGCTTCATATAATTTGTTACCACAAAACTTCCAAGCCTGAGTAAGTGAGCTAAGAACCACTTCACGGTGTGGTGCTGTGAAATACGATGCCATCTTAGCTCTGTCATTCCTTTTGCGTGGCTTGATAGTCCAGCCAGCATCAATGAAAAGGCAGTGTGCATGTGCTTCCAACTGATCAGGAAGATCTCTGCTTAAAGTCCTCTTGGAACCAACAACAGGTGGTACAGACTGTAGGTTGCTGCATTGAGGAACATCAACATCATCTAGTGAACTGGTATTTGGATCGGGCGTACCCTTCTCACAAAGGTTGTCAAGTTCAACAAACTGCCCAGAGCCAATACAATCATTGGATAGGCGAGGTGGCATTGCAGTATCATGGGCTGATTTGTTGTAAAATGGGTATTCTTCTGCTCCTCTTTCGGACAAATCTGCCCCACTATATGTATATAGCACTTGACTAGTGTCAACAATTTGTCCTTGATCATAACTTAAGCAAGAGGCATCGCTCGGGAATGGTTGCTGATCATGTAGCCACTGATATAGAAATGGATCGGAAAGAGACGTGTCGCTCTGGAACCGTGAAAAATCTGCTAAAGCATCCATGTAGGACGGCATGGGATCATCAACCccgctggtgctggtgctgcaaCCAAACCCGACCGCGTCGCTCAACCCAGCTGCTACGCTGTCCTCAACCATTGCTTGCATGTGCACATCCGCATTGTTTCCAACAACAGCTGCACGGAAAACTTGCTGCTGGTTAAAGCCCCCGACCA contains:
- the LOC100839049 gene encoding uncharacterized protein LOC100839049 isoform X1; this encodes MSGEEEEALGFREDDALRFIFGDSIAGMDDDAGFDRSLVELRVFKEVFSSGVNHHLHPHAHMEGHFKVAETSLLSSLSAQQQQPADALQAGVLDTKVEEPPRLCSEGIETDRMDARAARGAGEEHAHSHGSLDGTVDPLVEHNAHCRSELNGVDELALELDAALQGFLGYWPDGPRCATDDVVGGFNQQQVFRAAVVGNNADVHMQAMVEDSVAAGLSDAVGFGCSTSTSGVDDPMPSYMDALADFSRFQSDTSLSDPFLYQWLHDQQPFPSDASCLSYDQGQIVDTSQVLYTYSGADLSERGAEEYPFYNKSAHDTAMPPRLSNDCIGSGQFVELDNLCEKGTPDPNTSSLDDVDVPQCSNLQSVPPVVGSKRTLSRDLPDQLEAHAHCLFIDAGWTIKPRKRNDRAKMASYFTAPHREVVLSSLTQAWKFCGNKLYEASVGSERGKHPKEWSDVDTFWKDLTDTMECIQKILVNQQNALTLLQRWELLDPFIAVVFISRKVTALQQCKTLRAVDSSTFVLDDNKQMSSESKSTQKASNSSTTCMVRSTPVITESDCSARAIETCNRSQALQSSHDLKGGLYGEINLKSGRTQGQDCEASDRTENRIKESTETRQVCSGAKLVNNSVKKARKKPEVIPYIDANCLDGLYAQSFMQHTMENIFNQENNVAILDFSNPDNINLSGRHSICPAVGTLKKHLRAESRSAKLSGNNQINKPNVLFPSESKQMSMLRGDTVKEPHTISEPDPNERVPDANEIVPVEMVTISEPDSNARESDANEIVTIEMVHKNLPSSKESSLGIPPKDSHNVPTDSAVPLESCHESNAALLKTDLSRESQICKTVAAKRKPEGCDKYAKKRPRELRINDDDLLIAAIVKNRDAGSYHKFAAGSSFSVAKKFKSQKRGSKLFVRTCGKGGTNLLGGKRISLARKTVLCWLIATGFLTVKDVIQYRNLRSNEVIKDGQVTWEGILCNCCTKTLSISDFKAHAGCRLRLSSLGLFLQSGKSYTLCQVEAWSAELMSRRSDAYGRKVEAVDENDDTCGFCGDGGELLCCDNCPSTYHEACLSSQELPEGSWYCHNCTCRSCGNPVNEKEVSSFSDILKCLQCGDAYHNTCIDRVMLPSDGKRSDTWFCGRYCKEIFMGLHSQVGVENVINNDLSWTILRCNSDGQRLHSAQKIGLMTECNTKLAVALTLLEECFIRMVDPRTGVDMIPHVLYNKGSNFARLDYKGFYTVILEKGDEILCVASIRLHGTKAAELPFIATSVDYRRQGMCRRLLDIIEKMLRSFHVEMLVLSAIPELVNTWVSGFGFKPIEDDEKKQLRNVNLMLFPGASLLTKRFDGIITAKPDFCNYAEKEKGACNVSVLTNDKCLPNGKANEHLVFHELELPEKKLNSEVEMNGSFRTLKHECGPAAWFNSAKLTVGEV
- the LOC100839049 gene encoding uncharacterized protein LOC100839049 isoform X3, with the translated sequence MSGEEEEALGFREDDALRFIFGDSIAGMDDDAGFDRSLVELRVFKEVFSSGVNHHLHPHAHMEGHFKVAETSLLSSLSAQQQQPADALQAGVLDTKVEEPPRLCSEGIETDRMDARAARGAGEEHAHSHGSLDGTVDPLVEHNAHCRSELNGVDELALELDAALQGFLGYWPDGPRCATDDVVGGFNQQQVFRAAVVGNNADVHMQAMVEDSVAAGLSDAVGFGCSTSTSGVDDPMPSYMDALADFSRFQSDTSLSDPFLYQWLHDQQPFPSDASCLSYDQGQIVDTSQVLYTYSGADLSERGAEEYPFYNKSAHDTAMPPRLSNDCIGSGQFVELDNLCEKGTPDPNTSSLDDVDVPQCSNLQSVPPVVGSKRTLSRDLPDQLEAHAHCLFIDAGWTIKPRKRNDRAKMASYFTAPHREVVLSSLTQAWKFCGNKLYEASVGSERGKHPKEWSDVDTFWKDLTDTMECIQKILVNQQNALTLLQRWELLDPFIAVVFISRKVTALQQCKTLRAVDSSTFVLDDNKQMSSESKSTQKASNSSTTCMVRSTPVITESDCSARAIETCNRSQALQSSHDLKGGLYGEINLKSGRTQGQDCEASDRTENRIKESTETRQVCSGAKLVNNSVKKARKKPEVIPYIDANCLDGLYAQSFMQHTMENIFNQENNVAILDFSNPDNINLSGRHSICPAVGTLKKHLRAESRSAKLSGNNQINKPNVLFPSESKQMSMLRGDTVKEPHTISEPDPNERVPDANEIVPVEMVTISEPDSNARESDANEIVTIEMVHKNLPSSKESSLGIPPKDSHNVPTDSAVPLESCHESNAALLKTDLSRESQICKTVAAKRKPEGCDKYAKKRPRELRINDDDLLIAAIVKNRDAGSYHKFAAGSSFSVAKKFKSQKRGSKLFVRTCGKGGTNLLGGKRISLARKTVLCWLIATGFLTVKDVIQYRNLRSNEVIKDGQVTWEGILCNCCTKTLSISDFKAHAGCRLRLSSLGLFLQSGKSYTLCQVEAWSAELMSRRSDAYGRKVEAVDENDDTCGFCGDGGELLCCDNCPSTYHEACLSSQELPEGSWYCHNCTCRSCGNPVNEKEVSSFSDILKCLQCGDAYHNTCIDRVMLPSDGKRSDTWFCGRYCKEIFMGLHSQVGVENVINNDLSWTILRCNSDGQRLHSAQKIGLMTECNTKLAVALTLLEECFIRMVDPRTGVDMIPHVLYNKGSNFARLDYKGFYTVILEKGDEILCVASIRLHGTKAAELPFIATSVDYRRQGMCRRLLDIIEKMLRSFHVEMLVLSAIPELVNTWVSGFGFKPIEDDEKKQLRNVNLMLFPGASLLTKRFDGIITAKPANCWGSVILSQNQTSRLYPFWSLC